From the genome of Planctomycetia bacterium:
CTCGGTGAATGCTAACGCGTCATGATCGCCCCGAGTTGAATCGACCGGGAACCCGCTGACAAGGCAGTCGTCCGGTCAGTCGACCAGACCGTCAGACCAGATCGAGCCGGCGATTGCTGCGTGCCGGCCGGCTGCAATCCGCGCACACGCCGCTGACAATGAAACGGTGATGGGTCACCCGGAAGCGATGTTCCCGGGCCACGGCGGCGCGAATCTCTTTGACAGCGTCGCTGGAAAATTCGATCAGCCGTCCGCACTTCTCGCAGTGCAGGTGATCGTGCTGAGGGTAGCCGTAGTCGTGCTCGTAAACGGCTCGCCCGCCCAGGGTCATTTCTCGCAACAGGCCGGCGTTCACTAACTCCCGTAACGTGCGATACACGGTGGGGCGACTGGCTTTTCGTTGCGGGTCCACCGTCTGAAGGTGAATGATCAGACCCTCGGCGTCGAAATGGTCGTGCTGGCGAAACACTTCTTCCACGATCACCCGGCGGGGGCGCGTAATTCGCTTTCCCTTGCTCTGCAAGAATTCCTCGAATCGCGCCATCGGCTTGAGTGCGACTTCGACGGTTCCCAACGAAAAATCGTCCATGAGCGACTGCCCGACCTGCGAATGTGAACCAAGAAGAGTTATCAATAATGATTCTATCTTATCCAGGTTTCGCGGCAATTGGTGGGGATCGCGACGGCTCGACGGGCCACGGACTTCGACGGCATCGCTTTGGGAGGTTTGCGCAAAGTTTTCCGGTGAATTGGACGATATAGAGGGCGCATCGTAATCAATATCCCCTCGAATCGGCTGTCGGGCTTATGTCGGAGTTCGTCCCCTCGATCGCGCCGGA
Proteins encoded in this window:
- a CDS encoding Fur family transcriptional regulator, giving the protein MDDFSLGTVEVALKPMARFEEFLQSKGKRITRPRRVIVEEVFRQHDHFDAEGLIIHLQTVDPQRKASRPTVYRTLRELVNAGLLREMTLGGRAVYEHDYGYPQHDHLHCEKCGRLIEFSSDAVKEIRAAVAREHRFRVTHHRFIVSGVCADCSRPARSNRRLDLV